In a single window of the Cucumis melo cultivar AY chromosome 11, USDA_Cmelo_AY_1.0, whole genome shotgun sequence genome:
- the LOC127143988 gene encoding ribosomal protein S7, mitochondrial-like produces MRGLDGKQKELIKEVGNFRMKDGKRTRVHVIVYQTLNRPTQTKCDGIKLMVEAVENIKPICKVEKVEVAVTIYDVPGIIGRDRQQTLAIRWILEATFKRRISYKLSLKKGSFAEIQDAYRKRGIAHKKKENLHRLTSTN; encoded by the coding sequence ATGAGAGGTTTGGATGGTAAGCAAAAAGAATTGATCAAAGAAGTTGGTAACTTTCGCATGAAAGATGGTAAAAGAACGAGAGTTCATGTTATAGTTTATCAAACTTTGAATCGCCCTACTCAAACTAAATGTGATGGAATTAAACTAATGGTTGAGGCTGTAGAGAATATAAAGCCCATATGCAAAGTTGAAAAAGTAGAAGTAGCAGTTACTATTTATGATGTCCCTGGGATTATAGGTAGGGATCGTCAACAAACCTTAGCTATTCGTTGGATCCTTGAAGCAACTTTCAAACGACGTATAAGCTACAAGTTAAGCTTAAAGAAAGGTTCATTTGCTGAGATACAAGATGCTTATCGAAAGAGGGGAATTGCACATAAGAAAAAGGAGAATCTTCATAGACTGACTTCCACCAATTGA